A region from the Curtobacterium sp. MCBA15_012 genome encodes:
- a CDS encoding chromosome segregation SMC family protein codes for MYLKSLTIKGFKSFAQPTTFAFEPGVTCIVGPNGSGKSNVVDALAWVMGEQGAKTLRGGKMEDVIFAGTSTRGPLGRAQVLLTIDNSDGLLPIEYSEVTIARTLFRNGGSEYAINGENCRLLDVQELLSDTGLGREMHVIVGQGQLDKVLHATPEDRRGFIEEAAGILKHRRRKEKTLRKLDAMQTNLTRLSDLAGEIRRQLKPLGRQAEVARRAQSVAAVFRDAKARLLADDVVRLRRELHEHQEVETGRKSERIVLQERLEQTRARQQQVEQSLVGDDVDRARTVVHRLESVQERLRGLSSLANQRLMFLAQQADAPQQGPTITPERVQGVRAEAERLEARAAETAAGAGATAAAVQDARDRLDALDEQIAAQAARVSAHDLEAQRLRGAVEVARSRRGSVVADRDRRARALAEAEERAERAAAALTDVGVDPAEGVDADALAATLDAARQALETAQADRDARRDRLHALERERDALDARVAALGMSIDVRDGSQAVIDAAREGVLGRLADALTVEPGHEAAVAAALDGLADAVLAADRGTALATVEHARAADLGRVDVVVADVADGSGDAPGLPADLPPGVRPALDLVRGPAAITALLRTTLVALDDGVDLEAVLTAAPQATVVTPSGDLVGRVRVTGGGERAVSRIELVAERDDARSRRDAVASDAEDAATGLQAARSAVEDARRRTDEADRALRAHTAAKAEYDRSSASTRARAENAAAEVERLRAALGETDGGVEAAEQALADAEQALAAFDAQERPTVDASGRPALLDALEAARAAQIEHRIQVETIRERARSERNRAAGLQRQLEAERAAAEEAARLAVVRRGQIAVAEDVLADLPVVLGAVDRSLAEARVRLATEESERTKRNTELQAIRAEERGLRDRLQTITDGVHSLEMEIYEKKLHVSGVLDRAQSELGLGEAVLVAEYGPHVPVPVDVLVDPRVLARRHRDAERARAAAEGGERDADAAASAGAAASADTAAVSEDTAASDDDVPALVPAESTLPGGPALPEYDAIEGIDPGEVETVPYVRAEQEQRLAAAERDLGRLGKVNPLALEEFQALEQRHAFLAEQLDDLQKTRADLLTIIEELDTKMQTIFESAFNDTRDAFDVVFPILFPGGSGSISLTDPDDLLATGIDVQVKPAGKKIDRLTLLSGGERSLAAVALLVAIFTARPSPFYIMDEVEAALDDANLGRLLTVFERLRESSQLIVITHQKRTMEIADALYGVSMRQDGVSAVVGQRVQQRRGSEPADAVA; via the coding sequence ATGTACTTGAAGAGCCTGACCATCAAGGGGTTCAAGTCCTTCGCGCAGCCGACGACGTTCGCGTTCGAGCCCGGCGTCACGTGCATCGTCGGCCCGAACGGCTCGGGCAAGTCCAACGTGGTCGACGCCCTCGCCTGGGTGATGGGGGAGCAGGGGGCGAAGACCCTCCGCGGCGGCAAGATGGAGGACGTCATCTTCGCCGGGACCTCGACCCGCGGTCCGCTCGGCCGCGCCCAGGTGCTCCTGACGATCGACAACAGCGACGGCCTGCTGCCGATCGAGTACTCCGAGGTGACCATCGCCCGCACGCTGTTCCGGAACGGCGGCAGCGAGTACGCGATCAACGGCGAGAACTGCCGCCTGCTCGACGTCCAGGAGCTCCTGAGCGACACCGGCCTCGGCCGCGAGATGCACGTCATCGTCGGGCAGGGGCAGCTCGACAAGGTGCTGCACGCCACCCCCGAGGACCGCCGCGGCTTCATCGAGGAGGCGGCCGGGATCCTCAAGCACCGGCGTCGCAAGGAGAAGACCCTCCGCAAGCTCGACGCGATGCAGACGAACCTCACCCGCCTGTCGGACCTCGCGGGCGAGATCCGACGGCAGCTCAAGCCGCTCGGACGGCAGGCCGAGGTGGCTCGGCGGGCCCAGTCGGTCGCGGCCGTCTTCCGGGACGCCAAGGCCCGCCTGCTCGCCGACGACGTCGTCCGGCTCCGCCGCGAGCTGCACGAGCACCAGGAGGTCGAGACCGGGCGCAAGTCCGAGCGCATCGTCCTGCAGGAACGGCTCGAGCAGACGCGTGCGCGGCAGCAGCAGGTCGAGCAGAGCCTGGTCGGCGACGACGTCGACCGCGCCCGGACCGTGGTGCACCGGCTCGAGAGCGTGCAGGAGCGCCTCCGCGGGCTGTCGAGCCTGGCGAACCAGCGGCTGATGTTCCTCGCGCAGCAGGCCGACGCCCCGCAGCAGGGCCCGACGATCACGCCGGAGCGCGTGCAGGGCGTCCGCGCCGAGGCCGAGCGGTTGGAGGCGCGTGCCGCCGAGACCGCCGCGGGGGCCGGTGCGACGGCCGCCGCGGTGCAGGATGCCCGTGACCGGCTCGACGCCCTCGACGAGCAGATCGCGGCGCAGGCCGCCCGGGTCTCCGCGCACGACCTCGAAGCGCAGCGCCTCCGCGGCGCCGTCGAGGTCGCCCGGTCGCGCCGCGGGTCCGTCGTCGCCGACCGCGACCGCCGCGCCCGTGCCCTCGCCGAGGCCGAGGAGCGTGCCGAGCGCGCCGCCGCAGCGCTGACCGACGTCGGCGTCGACCCGGCCGAGGGCGTGGACGCCGACGCCCTCGCCGCGACGCTCGACGCCGCGCGGCAGGCGCTCGAGACGGCGCAGGCCGACCGTGACGCCCGGCGTGACCGGCTGCACGCCCTGGAGCGCGAGCGCGACGCCCTCGACGCACGGGTCGCCGCCCTCGGCATGTCGATCGACGTCCGCGACGGCTCGCAGGCCGTCATCGACGCCGCGCGCGAGGGGGTCCTCGGGCGCCTCGCGGACGCCCTCACCGTCGAGCCCGGACACGAGGCCGCGGTCGCCGCCGCGCTCGACGGGCTCGCCGACGCCGTCCTCGCGGCGGACCGCGGCACCGCGCTCGCGACCGTCGAGCACGCCCGCGCCGCCGACCTCGGCCGCGTCGACGTCGTCGTCGCCGACGTCGCCGACGGCAGCGGCGACGCACCGGGTCTGCCCGCCGACCTGCCGCCGGGCGTCCGCCCGGCCCTCGACCTGGTGCGGGGACCGGCGGCGATCACCGCGCTCCTGCGCACGACGCTCGTCGCACTGGACGACGGGGTCGACCTGGAGGCCGTGCTCACCGCCGCCCCGCAAGCGACGGTCGTGACGCCCTCCGGCGACCTCGTGGGCCGCGTCCGCGTCACCGGCGGCGGGGAACGCGCCGTGTCCCGCATCGAACTCGTCGCGGAACGCGACGACGCCCGGAGCCGCCGCGACGCCGTCGCGAGCGACGCCGAGGACGCGGCCACGGGCCTCCAGGCCGCGCGCAGCGCCGTCGAGGACGCACGCCGCCGGACGGACGAGGCGGACCGGGCGCTCCGCGCGCACACCGCGGCCAAGGCCGAGTACGACCGGTCGAGTGCGTCGACGCGAGCGCGGGCCGAGAACGCGGCGGCCGAGGTCGAGCGGCTGCGCGCCGCGCTCGGCGAGACCGACGGCGGCGTCGAGGCGGCCGAGCAGGCCCTCGCCGACGCCGAGCAGGCGCTGGCCGCCTTCGACGCGCAGGAGCGACCGACGGTCGACGCCTCGGGTCGGCCCGCGCTGCTGGACGCCCTCGAGGCCGCGCGTGCCGCCCAGATCGAGCACCGCATCCAGGTGGAGACGATCCGCGAGCGGGCGCGGTCGGAGCGGAACCGGGCGGCGGGGCTGCAACGGCAGCTCGAGGCCGAGCGCGCCGCTGCCGAGGAGGCCGCCCGGCTCGCCGTCGTGCGGCGCGGACAGATCGCCGTCGCCGAGGACGTGCTCGCCGACCTGCCCGTGGTGCTCGGCGCCGTCGACCGCTCGCTGGCCGAGGCTCGGGTGCGCCTGGCGACCGAGGAGTCCGAGCGGACGAAGCGCAACACCGAGCTCCAGGCGATCCGTGCCGAGGAACGCGGGCTCCGTGACCGGCTGCAGACGATCACCGACGGCGTGCACTCCCTCGAGATGGAGATCTACGAGAAGAAGCTGCACGTGTCCGGGGTGCTCGACCGTGCCCAGAGCGAGCTCGGGCTGGGGGAGGCCGTGCTCGTGGCGGAGTACGGGCCGCACGTGCCGGTCCCGGTCGACGTCCTGGTCGACCCGCGGGTGCTCGCGCGGCGGCACCGGGACGCCGAGCGGGCACGGGCGGCGGCCGAGGGCGGCGAGCGGGACGCCGACGCCGCTGCGTCCGCCGGCGCCGCTGCGTCCGCCGACACCGCCGCTGTGTCCGAGGACACCGCCGCGTCCGACGACGACGTCCCCGCGCTCGTCCCGGCCGAGTCGACGCTGCCGGGCGGCCCCGCGCTGCCCGAGTACGACGCCATCGAGGGCATCGACCCCGGCGAGGTCGAGACCGTCCCGTACGTGCGCGCCGAGCAGGAGCAGCGCCTCGCCGCGGCCGAGCGGGACCTCGGTCGGCTCGGCAAGGTGAACCCCCTCGCGCTCGAGGAGTTCCAGGCGCTCGAGCAGCGGCACGCGTTCCTCGCCGAGCAGCTCGACGACCTGCAGAAGACCCGCGCGGACCTCCTGACGATCATCGAGGAGCTCGACACGAAGATGCAGACGATCTTCGAGTCCGCGTTCAACGACACCCGCGATGCCTTCGACGTCGTCTTCCCGATCCTGTTCCCGGGCGGCTCCGGGTCGATCTCGCTGACCGACCCCGACGACCTGCTCGCCACCGGGATCGACGTGCAGGTGAAGCCCGCCGGCAAGAAGATCGACCGGCTGACGCTGCTGTCCGGTGGGGAGCGGTCCCTCGCGGCCGTGGCGCTCCTCGTGGCGATCTTCACCGCGCGCCCGTCGCCGTTCTACATCATGGACGAGGTCGAGGCGGCGCTCGACGACGCGAACCTCGGGCGGCTGCTGACCGTGTTCGAGCGGCTCCGCGAGTCCTCGCAGCTCATCGTCATCACGCACCAGAAGCGCACGATGGAGATCGCCGACGCGCTGTACGGCGTATCGATGCGGCAGGACGGTGTGTCGGCGGTCGTCGGCCAGCGCGTGCAGCAGCGCCGCGGGTCGGAGCCCGCCGACGCGGTCGCGTAG
- the lipA gene encoding lipoyl synthase, whose protein sequence is MTLAPEGRRMLRVEARNAETPIETKPAWIKTRAVQGPAFRELSGLVRDKQLHTVCQEAGCPNVFECWEDREATFLIGGSQCTRRCDFCQIDTGKPEPLDRDEPRRVADSVAEMGLRYATVTGVARDDLEDGGAWLYAETIRAIHEHSPGTGVEILVPDFSGRPDQLGQVFDARPEVFAHNVETVPRIFKRIRPAFRFDRSLDVITQGHDAGLVTKSNLILGMGEERAEVEDALQQLHDAGTDIITLTQYLRPSPRHLPVARWVRPDEFVELREVAERIGFAGVLAGPLVRSSYRAGRLWARATVARGGTVPPHLAHLLDASPGRQAV, encoded by the coding sequence ATGACACTCGCCCCCGAGGGCCGCCGGATGCTCCGCGTCGAGGCCCGGAACGCCGAGACCCCGATCGAGACCAAGCCCGCGTGGATCAAGACCCGGGCGGTGCAGGGCCCGGCGTTCCGCGAGCTCTCCGGCCTGGTCCGCGACAAGCAGCTGCACACCGTCTGCCAGGAGGCCGGCTGCCCGAACGTCTTCGAGTGCTGGGAGGACCGCGAGGCCACCTTCCTGATCGGCGGGTCCCAGTGCACGCGACGGTGCGACTTCTGCCAGATCGACACGGGCAAGCCCGAGCCGCTCGACCGCGACGAGCCCCGCCGGGTCGCGGACTCCGTCGCCGAGATGGGCCTGCGGTACGCCACGGTGACCGGGGTCGCCCGCGACGACCTCGAGGACGGCGGTGCCTGGCTCTACGCGGAGACCATCCGCGCGATCCACGAGCACTCCCCCGGCACCGGCGTCGAGATCCTCGTCCCCGACTTCTCCGGCCGGCCCGACCAGCTCGGGCAGGTGTTCGACGCCCGCCCCGAGGTCTTCGCGCACAACGTCGAGACCGTGCCGCGGATCTTCAAGCGCATCCGACCGGCCTTCCGCTTCGACCGGTCGCTCGACGTCATCACGCAGGGGCACGACGCGGGGCTCGTGACGAAGTCGAACCTCATCCTCGGCATGGGCGAGGAGCGCGCCGAGGTCGAGGACGCCCTCCAGCAGCTCCACGACGCCGGGACGGACATCATCACGCTGACCCAGTACCTCCGGCCGTCGCCCCGACACCTGCCGGTTGCGCGGTGGGTGCGGCCGGACGAGTTCGTCGAGCTCCGCGAGGTGGCCGAGCGGATCGGGTTCGCCGGCGTCCTGGCCGGACCCCTGGTCCGGTCGTCCTACCGCGCTGGCCGACTGTGGGCGCGGGCGACCGTCGCGCGCGGCGGCACGGTGCCGCCGCACCTGGCCCACCTGCTCGACGCATCGCCGGGTCGCCAGGCCGTGTAG
- the lipB gene encoding lipoyl(octanoyl) transferase LipB, whose protein sequence is MVDLEIIRWPGLLDYEEGVALQHAYRADVVAGRSPGVVVLCEHPSVYTAGRRTEPSDLPTDGSPVVEVDRGGRITWHGPGQLVAYPIVRLAEPLDVVAWVRDLEQVVLDTAASLGLAAERVPGRSGVWLPRSGDDGTGSGARGVPRSRTLDKVGAIGLHVAEQVSSHGIAINCDNDLAPYAAIVPCGIADAGVTTLSRATGRHVSVDEVAADVGHRIERAVEGMRTGDRISTTSTTSTSTDATRQEITA, encoded by the coding sequence GTGGTGGACCTCGAGATCATCCGGTGGCCAGGACTCCTCGACTACGAGGAGGGCGTCGCCCTGCAGCACGCCTACCGTGCCGACGTCGTCGCAGGGCGCTCGCCCGGCGTCGTCGTGCTGTGCGAGCACCCGTCCGTGTACACCGCGGGTCGCCGGACCGAGCCGTCCGACCTGCCGACCGACGGCTCCCCCGTCGTCGAGGTCGACCGCGGCGGCCGCATCACCTGGCACGGTCCGGGGCAGCTCGTCGCCTACCCGATCGTCCGGCTCGCCGAGCCGCTCGACGTCGTCGCCTGGGTCCGCGACCTCGAGCAGGTCGTGCTCGACACGGCGGCCTCGCTCGGACTCGCGGCCGAGCGCGTCCCCGGGCGGAGCGGGGTGTGGCTCCCCCGGTCCGGCGACGACGGCACCGGGTCCGGCGCTCGCGGCGTCCCCCGCAGCCGCACGCTCGACAAGGTCGGCGCGATCGGACTGCACGTCGCCGAGCAGGTCTCGAGCCACGGCATCGCGATCAACTGCGACAACGACCTCGCGCCCTACGCGGCGATCGTCCCGTGCGGCATCGCCGACGCCGGGGTCACGACGCTGAGCCGCGCCACGGGTCGGCACGTGAGCGTCGACGAGGTCGCGGCCGACGTCGGCCACCGGATCGAACGGGCGGTCGAGGGCATGCGCACCGGCGACCGGATCAGCACCACCAGCACCACCAGCACCAGCACCGATGCCACCCGACAGGAGATCACCGCATGA
- the ftsY gene encoding signal recognition particle-docking protein FtsY — MASSWSLSSRLRGLFQRKTIDETTWDDLETALIGADFGPDIADEVIEDLHARVDRYGTTDPADLQRMLREVLEERLSKLDTTLKLSNRPAVVLVVGVNGVGKTTTIGKFAKFLKTYDRTVLVGAADTFRAAAVEQVATWAQRAGVDVVRPVQPGQDPASVAYQTVEKAIHDGTEIVVIDTAGRLHTKAGLMDELTKIKRVVEKQAEIAEVLLVLDATTGQNGLAQAQAFIEGAGVTGLVITKLDGSAKAGFVLSVQEKTGIPIKLIGQGEGINDLTGFTPHVFVQNLVG, encoded by the coding sequence ATGGCGAGTTCCTGGTCCCTGTCCTCCCGGCTCCGCGGTCTGTTCCAGCGGAAGACCATCGACGAGACCACGTGGGACGACCTCGAGACCGCGCTCATCGGTGCGGACTTCGGCCCCGACATCGCGGACGAGGTCATCGAGGACCTGCACGCCCGCGTCGACCGGTACGGCACGACCGACCCGGCGGACCTCCAGCGCATGCTCCGCGAGGTGCTCGAGGAGCGCCTCTCGAAGCTCGACACCACCCTCAAGCTGAGCAACCGCCCCGCGGTCGTGCTCGTGGTCGGGGTGAACGGTGTCGGCAAGACCACGACGATCGGCAAGTTCGCCAAGTTCCTCAAGACGTACGACCGCACGGTGCTCGTCGGCGCCGCGGACACGTTCCGCGCCGCCGCGGTCGAGCAGGTCGCGACGTGGGCCCAGCGCGCCGGCGTCGACGTCGTCCGCCCCGTCCAGCCCGGGCAGGACCCGGCGTCGGTGGCGTACCAGACCGTCGAGAAGGCCATCCACGACGGCACCGAGATCGTCGTGATCGACACCGCCGGCCGACTGCACACCAAGGCCGGGCTGATGGACGAGCTGACCAAGATCAAGCGCGTGGTCGAGAAGCAGGCCGAGATCGCCGAGGTCCTGCTCGTCCTCGACGCCACGACGGGGCAGAACGGCCTCGCGCAGGCGCAGGCGTTCATCGAGGGCGCCGGTGTCACCGGGCTCGTCATCACGAAGCTCGACGGCTCCGCGAAGGCCGGTTTCGTCCTCAGCGTGCAGGAGAAGACCGGCATCCCGATCAAGCTCATCGGGCAGGGCGAGGGCATCAACGACCTCACGGGCTTCACGCCGCACGTGTTCGTGCAGAACCTCGTCGGCTAG
- a CDS encoding TerC family protein, which produces MDVPLYVWLITLAGILALLVFDFYSHVRTPHVPHIKESAFWSAFYVGLAILFGVGILVFGGGQAGGEYFAGWLTEKALSVDNLFVFLIIMTTFAVPKEFQQKVLLVGVAIALVARGVFIALGVTIIENFSWVFYLFGALLFWLAWSQARSSGEHDASEGDSRLIRVLRRIIPTSKDYDGDRLTTRVDGKRLFTPMLLVMVAIGLTDVLFALDSIPAIFGLTQDAFIVFTANAFSLLGLRQLYFLIAGLLERLIYLGQGLAVILAFIGVKLVFHAMHVNELPFINGGEHIEWAPEIPIWFSLSFIALTITVATIASLVVSKKRQERGLTPTGEPKTAIEADAK; this is translated from the coding sequence TTGGACGTCCCCCTGTACGTATGGCTCATCACCCTCGCGGGCATCCTCGCGCTGCTGGTGTTCGACTTCTACTCGCACGTGCGCACGCCGCACGTCCCGCACATCAAGGAGTCCGCCTTCTGGTCGGCGTTCTACGTCGGCCTGGCGATCCTGTTCGGTGTCGGCATCCTCGTGTTCGGCGGCGGGCAGGCCGGCGGTGAGTACTTCGCCGGCTGGTTGACCGAGAAGGCCCTGTCGGTCGACAACCTGTTCGTCTTCCTCATCATCATGACGACCTTCGCGGTGCCGAAGGAGTTCCAGCAGAAGGTGCTGCTGGTCGGCGTCGCGATCGCCCTCGTCGCCCGCGGTGTCTTCATCGCCCTCGGCGTCACGATCATCGAGAACTTCTCGTGGGTGTTCTACCTGTTCGGCGCCCTGCTGTTCTGGCTCGCCTGGTCGCAGGCCCGCAGCAGCGGCGAGCACGACGCGTCCGAGGGCGACTCCCGCCTGATCCGGGTCCTCCGTCGCATCATCCCCACGTCGAAGGACTACGACGGCGACCGCCTCACCACCCGCGTCGACGGCAAGCGCCTGTTCACCCCGATGCTGCTCGTCATGGTCGCCATCGGCCTGACCGACGTGCTGTTCGCCCTCGACTCGATCCCCGCGATCTTCGGTCTCACGCAGGACGCGTTCATCGTGTTCACCGCGAACGCGTTCTCGCTCCTCGGTCTCCGCCAGCTGTACTTCCTCATCGCGGGACTGCTCGAGCGGCTCATCTACCTCGGTCAGGGGCTGGCGGTCATCCTCGCCTTCATCGGCGTGAAGCTCGTCTTCCACGCCATGCACGTCAACGAGCTGCCCTTCATCAACGGCGGCGAGCACATCGAGTGGGCCCCGGAGATCCCGATCTGGTTCTCGCTGAGCTTCATCGCGCTGACGATCACCGTCGCGACGATCGCGTCGCTCGTGGTCTCGAAGAAGCGCCAGGAGCGCGGGCTGACCCCGACGGGCGAGCCGAAGACGGCCATCGAGGCGGACGCGAAGTAG